Proteins encoded in a region of the Triticum dicoccoides isolate Atlit2015 ecotype Zavitan chromosome 3A, WEW_v2.0, whole genome shotgun sequence genome:
- the LOC119273300 gene encoding uncharacterized protein LOC119273300 has product MARGAVTGARRAMTADCDNAGTLTRRCCNQRERDTPGPVELYTVSAPGELRRRAALVSCDAAAKGEHEQERKISSILRLDPAVTMDLAPRWPDLAPDVLRDVASRLQDAADFVRLHAVCRSWRDSRDVPPPFRTTTTTHQFLPWLLTAADKDHQTPLKLRCIFSKSTYRITSPPPCAARGNWVCRADATAVQYLTVDRFLNPSLHDPVTGQVTRLPRFQWDEGDPHGILHGDGTILLYSISHTDKGRKASFRASLLRPGDAKWTLVKRTLETPSRKVESCAAYHRGKIVVTVEDTVWRVITPDGDKASDVLVPKPSPPWEWQQGQGFFYTHQYSHVLESRGELLWVSVAGNGVTSQCGAPCLYVFVYTLEEEESTPEKMRWVRKDGHSLADRVLFLGSPNSFAVDASWLGGHGGCAYFVYHNNKNDFPQEKLGAFEYNFIEGKAEFVERLPPGWDGKKCTWLVPQPDIAPLQEINKRSLMAQEVKQQQAAIMVRHYEPSFTVLVRNLPLGVNSSQLRLFFSNHGKVSHAKLIYYNKTKTIEVAGLLTITMVHAHQKEALDALSGLSLDGCSLEVSLVKEEQRRRRHGRPLC; this is encoded by the exons ATGGCGCGCGGTGCTGTGACAGGTGCGCGGCGAGCTATGACGGCGGACTGCGACAATGCTGGAACCCTCACCCGGCGGTGCTGCAACCAGAGGGAGAGAGACACGCCCGGCCCGGTGGAGCTGTATACGGTGAGTGCCCCCGGCGAGCTGCGACGGCGAGCGGCCCTAGTGAGCTGTGACGCGGCGGCCAAGGGCGAGCACGAGCA GGAACGAAAGATTTCATCAATTCTCCGTCTCGATCCCGCCGTCACAATGGACCTCGCGCCTCGGTGGCCAGACCTCGCGCCGGACGTGCTCCGTGACGTCGCCAGCCGCCTGCAGGACGCCGCCGACTTCGTCCGCCTCCATGCTGTCTGCAGGTCGTGGCGCGACTCACGCGACGTGCCGCCGCCGTTCCGGACTACTACGACGACCCATCAGTTCCTCCCGTGGCTCCTCACTGCGGCCGACAAAGACCACCAGACCCCTCTCAAGCTTAGGTGCATCTTCTCCAAGTCCACCTACCGCATCACGTCACCGCCTCCCTGCGCTGCTAGAGGAAACTGGGTGTGCCGCGCCGACGCCACCGCCGTCCAGTACCTCACCGTCGACCGCTTCCTGAACCCTAGCCTCCACGATCCTGTCACCGGACAAGTCACCCGCCTGCCTCGTTTCCAGTGGGACGAGGGTGACCCCCACGGCATCCTCCATGGCGATGGCACCATCCTTTTATACAGCATCTCCCACACCGATAAAGGCCGCAAGGCCAGCTTTAGGGCGTCGCTCCTGCGTCCCGGCGATGCAAAGTGGACGCTCGTCAAGAGGACGCTTGAGACCCCCAGCAGGAAGGTTGAGTCCTGCGCCGCGTACCACCGAGGCAAGATCGTTGTCACTGTCGAGGATACGGTGTGGCGCGTCATCACGCCAGACGGCGACAAGGCCAGTGACGTGCTGGTCCCGAAGCCCTCTCCGCCGTGGGAGTGGCAGCAGGGACAAGGGTTCTTCTACACGCACCAATACAGCCACGTGTTGGAATCCCGCGGCGAGCTGCTGTGGGTATCGGTCGCCGGCAATGGTGTCACTTCTCAGTGCGGGGCTCCTTGTCTCTATGTGTTCGTGTACACGCTGGAGGAGGAGGAATCAACGCCGGAGAAGATGCGGTGGGTGAGAAAAGACGGTCATAGCCTTGCTGACCGTGTGCTGTTCCTAGGGTCACCCAATAGCTTCGCCGTAGACGCCTCATGGCTAGGCGGCCATGGCGGGTGTGCATACTTCGTCTACCACAACAATAAGAATGACTTCCCGCAGGAGAAGCTTGGTGCATTTGAGTACAACTTCATTGAAGGGAAGGCCGAGTTTGTCGAGCGGTTGCCGCCAGGATGGGATGGCAAGAAGTGTACATGGCTTGTCCCCCAGCCAGACATTGCGCCACTTCAG GAGATCAATAAGAGGTCACTGATGGCTCAAGAAGTAAAGCAGCAGCAAGCCGCTATCATGGTGAGACATTACGAACCTAGTTTCACGGTGTTGGTGCGCAACTTGCCTCTTGGGGTGAACAGCTCTCAGCTGCGACTCTTCTTCAGTAACCACGGCAAAGTGTCCCATGCCAAGTTGATCTACTACAACAAGACAAAGACCATAGAGGTTGCTGGCCTCTTAACTATAACGATGGTGCATGCCCACCAAAAAGAAGCTCTAGACGCTCTCAGCGGACTGTCTTTGGATGGATGCAGCCTCGAGGTTAGCTTGGTCAAGGAGGagcaacgacggcggcgacatggccgcccACTTTGTTGA